One window of the Janthinobacterium sp. PAMC25594 genome contains the following:
- a CDS encoding amino acid ABC transporter ATP-binding/permease protein: protein MKTSLISNTVLRQLLLAQPGKLIGGALLAALTAVAGMALLGLSGWFITATSIAGLHASTAVLFDVFGPSAGIRLLAIGRTGSRYAERLVTHDATFAALASIRVQLFRGWTRPEAASRLLRQPAKLLFRLTADIDALEALYLRLLVPAFTALCAALLAGLALGVMQWQLGLGLAAWLLVAGGGISWLVAQRARRPAIVRSRAIEKLRSGTIDLVAGQTDLVMAGRIDAQCAALGHIDRSLAQADFALLRLETAAGAAYGVAGSATLAGVLLAVAALVQQQVLNVPLAALALLIALTAVEPFAGLRRGALEAGRMLLAMRRLAPRLDGEDVPPPPVDAAPGLRLEHVSAAHAGSNNAILHDISLHIADGERVALIGPSGAGKSTLLAIAARELAPLSGTVHAGRACLFTQKTELFQDSLRDNLRLADPSASDAQLWAALQSAGLDEEVRALAGGLDTMLGEGGLGLSGGQARRLALARLFLHASTLWLLDEATEALNAQVAIDVLQRLRARSEGRSLLIATHLRREATLADRLVSLSDGRIVGDARRGTPAFEAALAGLRGD from the coding sequence ATGAAAACTTCCCTCATATCGAACACCGTCCTGCGGCAATTGCTGCTGGCGCAACCCGGCAAGCTGATCGGGGGCGCCTTGCTGGCGGCCCTGACGGCGGTGGCCGGCATGGCCTTGTTGGGCTTGTCCGGCTGGTTTATTACCGCCACCTCGATTGCCGGCCTGCATGCCTCCACGGCCGTGCTGTTCGACGTGTTCGGCCCGTCGGCCGGCATCCGCCTGCTGGCCATCGGCCGCACGGGCTCGCGCTATGCGGAGCGGCTCGTCACGCACGACGCCACGTTCGCTGCGCTGGCCAGCATCCGCGTGCAACTGTTCCGCGGCTGGACGCGCCCGGAAGCGGCCAGCCGCCTGCTGCGCCAGCCCGCCAAGCTGCTGTTTCGCCTGACGGCCGATATCGACGCGCTCGAAGCGCTGTATTTGCGCCTGCTGGTGCCTGCCTTCACGGCGCTGTGCGCGGCCCTGCTGGCCGGCTTGGCGCTGGGCGTGATGCAGTGGCAGCTGGGCCTGGGCCTGGCCGCGTGGCTGCTGGTCGCCGGTGGCGGCATCAGCTGGCTCGTGGCGCAGCGTGCCCGCCGTCCCGCCATCGTGCGCTCGCGCGCCATCGAAAAATTGCGTTCCGGCACCATCGACCTGGTGGCTGGCCAGACGGATTTGGTGATGGCAGGCCGCATCGATGCCCAGTGCGCCGCGCTGGGGCATATCGACCGCTCGCTGGCGCAAGCCGATTTCGCCCTGCTGCGCCTGGAGACGGCGGCCGGCGCCGCGTATGGCGTGGCTGGCAGCGCGACCCTGGCAGGGGTGCTGCTGGCCGTGGCGGCGCTGGTGCAGCAGCAGGTGCTGAACGTGCCGCTGGCGGCGCTGGCCTTGCTGATCGCCCTGACGGCCGTGGAACCGTTTGCGGGCTTGCGCCGTGGTGCGCTGGAAGCGGGCCGCATGCTGCTGGCCATGCGCCGCCTGGCGCCGCGCCTCGATGGAGAAGATGTACCTCCGCCGCCCGTCGACGCCGCACCGGGCTTGCGCCTGGAACACGTCAGCGCCGCGCATGCGGGCAGCAATAATGCCATCTTGCACGATATTTCCCTGCATATCGCCGATGGCGAGCGCGTGGCCTTGATCGGCCCCAGCGGTGCGGGCAAGTCCACCTTGCTGGCCATCGCCGCGCGCGAGCTGGCGCCCCTGTCGGGCACGGTGCACGCGGGTCGCGCCTGTTTGTTCACGCAGAAGACGGAATTGTTCCAGGACAGCCTGCGCGACAACCTGCGCCTGGCCGACCCGTCCGCCAGCGATGCGCAGCTGTGGGCGGCGCTGCAATCGGCCGGCCTGGATGAGGAAGTGCGGGCCTTGGCGGGCGGCCTGGACACCATGCTGGGCGAGGGCGGCCTGGGCTTGTCGGGCGGGCAGGCGCGCCGGCTGGCGCTGGCGCGGCTGTTCCTGCACGCATCGACCTTGTGGCTGCTGGACGAAGCGACGGAAGCGCTGAATGCGCAGGTGGCGATCGACGTCCTGCAGCGCCTGCGCGCGCGCAGCGAAGGACGCAGCTTGCTGATCGCAACCCACTTGCGGCGCGAAGCGACGCTGGCGGACCGGCTGGTCAGCCTGAGCGATGGCCGCATCGTCGGTGACGCGCGCCGTGGCACACCCGCCTTCGAGGCGGCGCTGGCCGGCTTGCGCGGCGATTGA
- the cydD gene encoding thiol reductant ABC exporter subunit CydD, with the protein MPTTPLSLPRFILPRAASLAQGGAALLWLPQAALLAWAVQAMLDGAPWRAALLPAAGVLLLGVLRAGCEAWGARRMYAAARAHLSTLRAQVAQALAQRSPLDRQRAQSGQAASVIAEQAEAIVPYLVRYRPARWKVLTVPLVILAVVTPLSWIAALILLIAAPLIPVFMALVGMGAQVASRAQMVEMGSMNAFLLDRLRGLATLRALDAVDATAERLDASSQSVRRRTMVVLRIAFLSSAVLELFSALGVAMVAAFIGFSLLGSINFGTWGRELTLGQGLFILLLAPAFFEPLRELAAVWHDKAAGEAGLAGLHDLAGEGVALPGAGVEVAAVSAAAMAVAAPPAIDIRELRFAHPGEAPVFDGFDLSVRAGEHVALLGASGAGKTTLLSLLAGLLPASDGEIRIGGVRLTDSSVNTLRQRMAWMGQRPHVFAASVRQNVTLGRLGANAAQVTQALHLADLASVAQAQPAIMLSDGGQGLSGGEAVRLALARVALHPHADLLLVDEPTAHLDSETAARVTDALLALAKGKTMLVATHDPVLAGRLQRTVQVDVRAQEHEQEQPA; encoded by the coding sequence ATGCCGACCACGCCACTGTCTTTGCCCCGCTTTATCCTCCCCCGCGCCGCCAGCCTGGCGCAAGGCGGCGCCGCCTTGTTGTGGCTGCCACAAGCGGCCTTGCTGGCCTGGGCCGTGCAAGCCATGCTCGATGGTGCACCGTGGCGCGCGGCCCTGTTGCCGGCCGCTGGCGTGCTGCTGCTGGGCGTGCTGCGCGCCGGCTGCGAAGCGTGGGGCGCGCGGCGCATGTACGCGGCGGCGCGCGCCCATCTGAGCACCTTGCGCGCCCAGGTGGCGCAAGCGCTGGCGCAGCGTTCGCCGCTGGACCGCCAGCGCGCGCAGTCGGGTCAGGCGGCCAGCGTCATCGCCGAACAGGCCGAAGCCATCGTGCCGTATCTGGTGCGCTACAGGCCGGCGCGCTGGAAAGTGCTCACCGTGCCGCTCGTGATCCTCGCCGTCGTAACGCCGCTGTCGTGGATCGCCGCCTTGATCCTGCTCATCGCCGCGCCCCTGATTCCCGTCTTCATGGCCCTGGTGGGCATGGGCGCGCAAGTGGCCAGCCGCGCGCAGATGGTGGAAATGGGCAGCATGAACGCCTTTCTATTGGACCGCCTGCGCGGCCTGGCCACCCTGCGCGCGCTCGACGCCGTCGACGCCACGGCGGAACGCCTGGACGCCTCGTCGCAATCCGTGCGCCGGCGCACGATGGTGGTGCTGCGCATCGCCTTTTTGTCGTCCGCCGTGCTGGAACTGTTTTCCGCGCTGGGGGTGGCCATGGTGGCGGCGTTTATCGGGTTCTCCTTGCTGGGCAGCATCAATTTCGGCACCTGGGGCCGCGAACTGACGCTGGGGCAGGGCTTGTTCATCCTGCTGCTGGCGCCCGCGTTTTTTGAACCCTTGCGCGAACTGGCCGCCGTCTGGCACGACAAGGCGGCCGGCGAAGCGGGCCTGGCCGGCCTGCATGACCTGGCGGGCGAGGGCGTCGCCCTGCCTGGTGCCGGCGTGGAAGTTGCCGCCGTTTCCGCCGCCGCCATGGCGGTGGCAGCGCCGCCCGCCATCGACATCCGTGAACTGCGCTTTGCCCATCCCGGCGAAGCGCCCGTGTTCGACGGCTTTGACTTGAGCGTGCGCGCCGGCGAACACGTGGCCCTGCTGGGCGCCAGCGGCGCCGGCAAGACCACCTTGCTATCCTTGCTGGCCGGCTTGCTGCCCGCCAGCGATGGCGAGATCCGCATCGGCGGCGTGCGCCTGACCGACAGCAGCGTCAATACCTTGCGCCAGCGCATGGCGTGGATGGGCCAGCGTCCCCACGTGTTTGCCGCGTCCGTCCGCCAGAATGTGACCCTGGGCCGCCTCGGTGCGAACGCGGCGCAGGTGACGCAGGCGCTGCACCTGGCCGACCTGGCTAGCGTGGCGCAGGCGCAGCCGGCCATCATGCTCAGCGATGGCGGCCAGGGCTTGTCCGGCGGCGAAGCCGTGCGCCTGGCCTTGGCCCGCGTGGCCCTGCACCCGCATGCCGATTTGCTGCTGGTCGATGAACCGACGGCCCACCTGGACAGCGAAACGGCGGCGCGCGTGACGGACGCCTTGCTGGCACTGGCCAAGGGCAAGACGATGCTCGTCGCCACGCATGACCCCGTGCTGGCTGGCCGGCTGCAGCGCACGGTGCAGGTCGATGTCCGGGCGCAGGAGCACGAACAGGAACAGCCGGCATGA
- a CDS encoding GbsR/MarR family transcriptional regulator — protein MKTQNIHMTPLILTFVSHFGEMGSRWGFNRTVGQVYALLFVAEHPLHADEIAEHLSFSRSNVSIGLKELQGWGLIRQSRIPGDRREYFSSLGDVWQIFRVVAAERRRREVAPTLTVLRESLLAPATEPVDQYAQERMREMYELVDLANTWFDDLQRLSPESMAQLMKMGAKVQKLLNAKDRLFGVSNNND, from the coding sequence ATGAAAACTCAAAATATCCACATGACGCCGCTGATCCTGACCTTTGTCAGCCATTTCGGCGAGATGGGCAGCCGCTGGGGCTTTAACCGTACGGTGGGACAAGTGTACGCCTTGTTGTTTGTCGCGGAGCATCCTTTGCACGCGGACGAAATCGCGGAACACCTGAGTTTTTCACGCTCGAACGTGAGCATTGGCTTGAAGGAATTGCAGGGCTGGGGCTTGATCCGCCAGTCGCGCATCCCTGGTGACCGGCGCGAGTATTTTTCGTCCCTGGGCGATGTGTGGCAAATCTTCCGCGTGGTGGCCGCCGAACGCCGCCGCCGCGAAGTGGCGCCCACCCTGACGGTGCTGCGCGAATCGCTGCTGGCGCCGGCCACGGAACCCGTGGACCAGTATGCGCAGGAGCGCATGCGCGAAATGTATGAATTGGTCGACCTGGCCAACACCTGGTTCGACGACTTGCAGCGCCTGTCGCCCGAATCGATGGCGCAGCTGATGAAAATGGGCGCCAAGGTGCAAAAATTGCTCAACGCCAAGGACCGTCTGTTTGGCGTCAGCAACAACAACGACTGA
- a CDS encoding PEP-CTERM sorting domain-containing protein, producing the protein MKSITSVAIQASMLAALTALGGLAQAATWIDVGPASGFVIASSTVTYSPSPALQVKYYDDNLVPQSPAAIQGYINGVFGSSLGAAVSFCDNATSGCTAGTTAGLSGGVNSYTSAAAYDYLAIHFGQGELVFHWAAPVAAGATFTVAGLPKDLSNYRAFISAVPEPETYAMLLAGLGMLGFLARRRQGK; encoded by the coding sequence ATGAAAAGCATAACAAGCGTTGCCATACAGGCATCCATGCTGGCCGCCCTGACGGCCCTTGGGGGCCTGGCACAGGCTGCCACATGGATCGACGTGGGTCCGGCCAGCGGTTTCGTCATCGCCAGCAGCACCGTCACGTATTCACCATCGCCGGCACTGCAGGTGAAATATTATGACGATAATCTGGTGCCGCAGAGTCCTGCGGCCATCCAGGGTTACATCAATGGCGTGTTCGGCAGCAGCCTGGGCGCCGCCGTCTCGTTTTGCGACAACGCCACCTCGGGCTGCACTGCCGGCACCACGGCAGGCTTGAGCGGCGGCGTCAATTCCTATACGAGCGCGGCCGCCTATGACTATCTGGCCATCCACTTCGGCCAGGGCGAACTGGTGTTCCACTGGGCCGCACCCGTGGCCGCCGGCGCCACTTTCACGGTGGCGGGCCTGCCCAAGGATCTGAGCAACTACAGGGCCTTCATTTCCGCCGTGCCGGAACCTGAAACCTATGCCATGCTGCTCGCCGGCTTGGGCATGCTGGGCTTCCTGGCACGCCGCCGCCAGGGAAAGTAA
- the glmM gene encoding phosphoglucosamine mutase produces the protein MTRKYFGTDGIRGLVGTAPITPDFVMRLGYAAGKVLAKSQGGKARPTVLIGKDTRISGYMLEAALEAGMAAAGVDVMLAGPMPTPAIAYLTRALRLSAGVVISASHNPYHDNGIKFFSSQGTKLPDSVELEIEAALDEPMACVPSDKLGRAKRLDDAQGRYIEFCKSTFPNELDLRGLKIVVDCAHGAAYHIAPHVFHELGAEVIAIGNKPDGFNINAGFGATATKAMAEAVVEHGADLGIALDGDADRLIMCDATGRLYNGDELLYVMVKDRLATGPVAGAVGTLMTNMALEVLFKQQGIGFARAKVGDRYVLEVMKEKGWILGGEGSGHLLCLDRHTTGDGIVSALQVLSALKRSGQSLQQCLAELVLFPQTLINLRVAPGFDWQKNAAMVAEKELVEAELGDTGRVLIRASGTEPLIRVMVEAKDKEQAESMARRIADKVTA, from the coding sequence ATGACGCGTAAATATTTTGGCACCGATGGCATCCGCGGCCTGGTGGGCACGGCTCCGATCACCCCCGATTTCGTCATGCGCCTCGGCTATGCGGCCGGCAAGGTGCTGGCCAAGTCGCAAGGCGGCAAGGCGCGCCCGACGGTGCTGATCGGCAAGGACACGCGCATTTCCGGCTACATGCTGGAAGCGGCGCTGGAAGCGGGCATGGCGGCAGCCGGCGTGGATGTGATGCTGGCCGGTCCCATGCCGACACCGGCGATCGCCTACCTGACGCGGGCGCTGCGCCTGTCGGCTGGTGTCGTCATTTCCGCCTCGCACAATCCGTATCATGACAATGGCATCAAGTTCTTTTCCAGTCAGGGCACCAAGCTGCCCGACAGCGTGGAACTGGAAATCGAAGCGGCGCTCGACGAGCCCATGGCCTGCGTGCCGTCGGACAAGCTGGGCCGCGCCAAGCGCCTGGACGACGCCCAGGGCCGCTACATCGAGTTTTGCAAGAGCACCTTCCCGAACGAGCTGGACTTGCGCGGCCTGAAGATCGTCGTCGACTGCGCGCATGGCGCCGCCTACCATATCGCGCCGCACGTGTTCCATGAGCTGGGGGCGGAAGTCATCGCCATCGGCAACAAGCCCGATGGCTTCAACATCAATGCGGGCTTCGGCGCCACGGCAACCAAAGCGATGGCCGAAGCCGTCGTCGAGCACGGTGCCGACCTCGGCATCGCCCTCGATGGCGACGCCGACCGCCTGATCATGTGCGACGCCACGGGGCGGCTGTATAACGGCGACGAGCTGTTGTACGTCATGGTCAAGGACCGGCTGGCAACGGGCCCCGTGGCGGGCGCCGTGGGCACCCTGATGACCAACATGGCGCTGGAAGTGCTGTTCAAGCAGCAGGGTATCGGCTTTGCGCGTGCCAAGGTGGGCGACCGCTATGTGCTGGAAGTCATGAAGGAAAAGGGCTGGATACTGGGCGGCGAGGGCTCCGGCCATCTGCTGTGCCTGGATCGCCATACGACGGGTGACGGCATCGTCTCCGCGCTGCAGGTGTTGTCCGCGCTCAAGCGTAGCGGCCAGAGCCTGCAGCAATGCCTGGCCGAACTGGTACTGTTCCCGCAAACCCTGATCAATCTGCGCGTGGCGCCCGGTTTCGACTGGCAAAAAAATGCCGCCATGGTGGCCGAGAAAGAATTGGTCGAGGCCGAACTGGGCGACACGGGCCGCGTGCTGATCCGCGCATCGGGCACCGAGCCGTTGATCCGCGTGATGGTCGAGGCGAAAGATAAAGAGCAGGCCGAATCGATGGCGCGCCGCATCGCGGATAAAGTTACGGCGTGA
- the folP gene encoding dihydropteroate synthase, which produces MRHYLQFGRFGFNLSGTQALVMGILNITPDSFSDAGQYQHLEFALSRAEQMIVDGVDIIDIGGESSRPGAPPLPLQDELARVMPVLYALRDCGKPLSVDTYKPEVMREAILAGADMINDINGFRAPGAIEAVQDSDCALCIMHMQNVPETMQAQPQYDDVVREVTDFLRERIDTLTAAGIARERLCVDPGFGFGKTVEQNYALLRATRQLRSELDLPVLAGLSRKSMIGAVTGRPVEQRLAGSVAGALAAVAQGAEIIRVHDVAETVDALKVWRMAH; this is translated from the coding sequence ATGCGACACTATTTGCAATTCGGCCGTTTCGGCTTCAACCTGTCCGGCACGCAGGCGCTGGTGATGGGCATCCTGAACATCACGCCCGACTCGTTTTCCGATGCGGGCCAGTATCAACACCTGGAATTTGCCCTCTCGCGCGCCGAGCAGATGATAGTCGACGGCGTCGACATCATCGATATCGGCGGCGAATCGAGCCGTCCCGGCGCGCCGCCCTTGCCGCTGCAGGACGAGCTTGCGCGCGTCATGCCGGTGCTGTACGCCTTGCGCGACTGCGGCAAGCCCCTCTCCGTCGACACGTATAAACCCGAAGTGATGCGCGAAGCCATCCTGGCGGGCGCCGACATGATCAACGACATCAACGGTTTCCGCGCGCCGGGCGCCATCGAGGCCGTGCAGGACAGCGACTGCGCGCTGTGCATCATGCACATGCAAAACGTGCCAGAAACCATGCAAGCCCAGCCCCAGTACGACGATGTGGTGCGCGAAGTCACTGACTTCCTGCGCGAACGCATCGACACCCTGACGGCGGCCGGCATCGCCCGCGAGCGCCTGTGCGTCGATCCCGGCTTTGGTTTCGGCAAGACGGTGGAGCAGAACTATGCCTTGCTGCGCGCCACGCGCCAGTTGCGCAGCGAGCTGGACCTGCCCGTGCTGGCGGGCCTGTCGCGCAAGTCGATGATCGGCGCCGTCACGGGACGTCCCGTCGAGCAACGCCTGGCCGGCAGTGTTGCCGGTGCGCTTGCTGCGGTAGCGCAAGGTGCAGAAATTATCCGTGTGCATGATGTAGCTGAAACCGTCGATGCGTTGAAGGTCTGGCGCATGGCACACTGA
- the ftsH gene encoding ATP-dependent zinc metalloprotease FtsH translates to MNNMFSKSAIWVVVLLLLFMLFKQFDSHGATGGSKAIAYSDLLDEVKAKRVKDVVIEGSSITAKLMDDTKVRTTATSLDKGLIGDLRDNGVHFDVRPPEEASFLQTIFVSWFPMLLLIGVWVFFMRQMQGGGKGGAFSFGKSKARMMDEASNTVTFADVAGCDEAKEEVNEVVDFLKDPSKFQKLGGRIPRGVLMVGPPGTGKTLLARAIAGEAKVPFFSISGSDFVEMFVGVGASRVRDMFENAKKHSPCIIFIDEIDAVGRHRGAGMGGGNDEREQTLNQLLVEMDGFEANSGVIVVAATNRADVLDKALLRPGRFDRQVSVGLPDIRGREQILNVHMRKVPISTDVKADILARGTPGFSGADLANLVNEAALFAARRSKRLVEMADFEDAKDKIYMGPERKSMIIREEERRNTAYHESGHAVVAKLLPKADPVHKVTIMPRGWALGLTWQLPEHDNLSAYKDKMLEEISILFGGRIAEEIFVGQMSTGASNDFSRATKLARSMVTRFGMSDSMGVMVYEDSENEGFFGGATKTISEATQQKVDAEIRNILDKQYALARTLLESNRDKVEMMTKALLEWETIDAEQINDIMAGLEPRPPKVIPPRRNAGGDSGTGGISPNVTAPA, encoded by the coding sequence GTGAATAACATGTTTTCCAAATCTGCCATCTGGGTAGTCGTATTGCTGCTGTTGTTCATGCTGTTCAAGCAATTCGACAGTCATGGCGCCACAGGCGGCAGCAAGGCCATCGCTTATTCCGATTTGCTGGATGAAGTCAAAGCCAAGCGTGTCAAGGATGTCGTGATCGAAGGTTCGTCGATCACCGCCAAGCTGATGGACGACACCAAGGTGCGTACCACCGCCACCAGCCTCGACAAGGGCCTGATCGGCGATCTGCGCGACAATGGCGTGCACTTCGATGTGCGCCCGCCAGAGGAAGCGTCTTTCCTGCAAACTATTTTTGTATCCTGGTTCCCCATGCTGCTGTTGATCGGCGTCTGGGTCTTCTTCATGCGTCAGATGCAAGGCGGCGGCAAGGGCGGGGCATTCTCGTTCGGCAAGTCGAAGGCGCGCATGATGGATGAAGCCAGCAATACCGTCACCTTCGCCGATGTCGCCGGTTGCGACGAAGCGAAAGAAGAAGTCAACGAAGTGGTCGACTTCCTCAAGGACCCGAGCAAATTCCAGAAACTGGGCGGCCGCATTCCCCGCGGCGTGCTGATGGTCGGTCCTCCGGGCACGGGTAAAACCCTGCTGGCGCGCGCCATCGCCGGCGAAGCCAAGGTGCCGTTCTTCTCGATTTCCGGTTCCGACTTCGTGGAAATGTTCGTCGGCGTGGGTGCTTCCCGCGTGCGCGACATGTTCGAAAACGCGAAAAAGCATTCGCCATGCATCATCTTCATCGATGAGATCGACGCTGTCGGTCGTCACCGCGGCGCCGGCATGGGCGGCGGCAATGACGAGCGCGAACAGACCTTGAACCAGTTGCTGGTCGAGATGGACGGTTTTGAAGCGAACTCCGGCGTCATCGTCGTGGCCGCCACCAACCGCGCCGACGTGCTCGATAAAGCGCTGTTGCGTCCGGGTCGTTTCGACCGCCAGGTTTCCGTCGGCTTGCCCGATATCCGCGGCCGTGAGCAGATCTTGAACGTGCACATGCGTAAAGTACCTATCAGTACCGACGTGAAAGCCGATATCCTGGCCCGCGGCACCCCCGGCTTCTCGGGCGCGGACCTGGCCAACCTGGTCAACGAGGCAGCCCTGTTCGCCGCCCGCCGCAGCAAGCGCCTGGTGGAAATGGCTGACTTCGAAGACGCGAAAGACAAGATCTACATGGGTCCTGAGCGTAAATCGATGATCATCCGCGAGGAAGAGCGTCGCAATACGGCTTACCATGAGTCCGGTCATGCGGTGGTGGCCAAGCTGTTGCCAAAAGCCGATCCCGTGCACAAAGTGACGATCATGCCGCGCGGCTGGGCCCTGGGCCTGACCTGGCAGTTGCCGGAACACGATAACTTGTCCGCCTACAAGGACAAGATGCTGGAAGAAATTTCCATCCTGTTCGGTGGCCGCATCGCCGAAGAGATTTTCGTGGGACAGATGTCCACGGGCGCGTCGAATGACTTTTCGCGTGCCACCAAGCTGGCCCGTTCCATGGTGACCCGCTTCGGCATGTCCGACAGCATGGGCGTGATGGTCTACGAAGACAGCGAAAACGAAGGTTTCTTCGGTGGCGCCACCAAGACGATCTCGGAAGCGACGCAGCAAAAGGTCGATGCTGAAATCCGCAACATTCTCGACAAGCAATATGCTTTGGCGCGTACTTTGCTGGAAAGCAACCGCGACAAGGTCGAAATGATGACCAAGGCCTTGCTGGAATGGGAAACCATTGATGCAGAGCAAATCAATGACATCATGGCCGGCCTGGAGCCGCGGCCACCGAAAGTCATTCCGCCACGCCGCAATGCGGGCGGTGACAGCGGCACGGGCGGCATCTCGCCAAACGTGACGGCACCAGCCTGA
- a CDS encoding RlmE family RNA methyltransferase: MAKKKLNKNWLHDHINDPYVKLAQKEGYRARAAYKLKEIDEDEKLIKHGQVIVDLGCTPGSWAQYLRRKLAGKDGGGVNGTLIGLDMLEMEPIADFHFIQGDFREARVLRQLEVVLQGRKVDVVLSDMAPNLSGIATADAARMEHLIDLAIEFSQLHLKPSGVLLVKCFKDMGFSQIVEKFRAEFKVVVQKKPKASRDKSSEIFLMGRGLKNPLKNAVQEDDSALDI, from the coding sequence ATGGCAAAGAAGAAATTAAACAAAAACTGGTTGCACGACCACATAAATGATCCTTATGTGAAGTTGGCGCAAAAAGAGGGCTACCGCGCCCGGGCAGCATACAAGCTCAAAGAAATCGATGAAGACGAAAAACTGATCAAGCATGGACAGGTAATTGTCGACCTTGGTTGCACTCCTGGCAGCTGGGCCCAGTATCTGCGGCGCAAGCTGGCCGGCAAGGACGGCGGCGGGGTCAATGGTACCCTGATTGGCCTGGACATGCTGGAAATGGAGCCGATCGCCGATTTTCACTTCATCCAGGGCGACTTCCGCGAAGCGCGCGTGCTGCGCCAGCTGGAAGTGGTGTTGCAAGGACGCAAGGTTGACGTGGTCCTGTCGGACATGGCGCCGAATCTGTCGGGCATTGCCACGGCGGACGCCGCGCGCATGGAACATCTGATCGACCTGGCCATCGAATTCTCGCAATTGCATTTGAAGCCATCGGGCGTCTTGCTGGTGAAATGTTTCAAAGACATGGGTTTCAGCCAGATCGTGGAGAAATTCCGCGCTGAATTCAAGGTCGTGGTGCAGAAAAAGCCCAAGGCCAGCCGCGATAAATCGTCGGAAATCTTCCTGATGGGGCGTGGTCTCAAGAATCCGCTGAAAAATGCCGTGCAAGAAGATGATTCCGCCCTTGATATTTAA
- a CDS encoding YhbY family RNA-binding protein produces the protein MLKLTPVERSALRAEAHALKPIVIIGEAGLTPAVLKEIDLGLDSHGLIKVRVFGDDREARVGMYDTICGNLGAAPVQHIGKLLVIYRPKKEVVKEKVSAGKGMREVTIVKASASGTKRPSVTKVMIKGNERVTEGGSIKRAKPRQKSAKKSALGSK, from the coding sequence ATGCTAAAACTTACACCCGTAGAGCGCAGCGCACTGCGCGCCGAAGCACACGCGCTGAAGCCTATCGTCATCATTGGCGAAGCGGGCTTGACACCTGCTGTACTCAAAGAGATCGACCTTGGCCTGGATTCGCACGGTCTGATTAAAGTCCGCGTGTTCGGCGACGACCGCGAAGCCCGCGTCGGAATGTACGATACGATTTGCGGCAATCTCGGCGCCGCCCCGGTACAACATATTGGCAAACTGCTGGTAATCTACCGTCCGAAAAAAGAAGTGGTTAAGGAGAAGGTCAGCGCCGGCAAAGGCATGCGCGAAGTGACCATCGTCAAGGCCAGCGCCAGCGGCACCAAGCGCCCCAGCGTGACGAAAGTCATGATCAAGGGCAATGAGCGCGTTACCGAAGGCGGTTCCATCAAGCGTGCCAAGCCACGTCAGAAAAGCGCCAAGAAAAGCGCACTGGGCAGCAAGTAA
- a CDS encoding DUF4149 domain-containing protein, producing the protein MLARVRFLVATLWAGSLWTIGFIVAPTLFGTLSDRVLVGNIAGSMFRAEAWLSIACALILLALLQWGAGALELKRRRLLGALVLSMLVCALLSHFGISPLMAELKAQAPSGIMDEAMRSRFGMLHGVSTLIFAVQSLLAGVLIWKQQ; encoded by the coding sequence ATGCTCGCCCGCGTGCGCTTCCTCGTTGCCACCCTGTGGGCCGGCAGCCTGTGGACCATCGGCTTCATCGTGGCGCCCACCTTGTTCGGTACCTTGAGCGACCGTGTGCTGGTGGGCAATATCGCCGGCAGCATGTTCCGCGCCGAGGCCTGGCTGTCGATCGCCTGCGCGCTGATTCTGCTGGCCTTGCTGCAGTGGGGCGCTGGCGCGCTGGAGCTCAAGCGCCGCCGCCTGCTGGGGGCGCTGGTGCTGTCCATGCTGGTGTGCGCGCTGCTCAGCCACTTCGGCATTTCGCCGCTGATGGCCGAGCTCAAGGCGCAAGCGCCTTCGGGCATCATGGACGAGGCCATGCGCAGCCGCTTCGGTATGCTGCATGGCGTGTCGACCCTGATCTTTGCCGTGCAGAGCTTGCTGGCGGGCGTATTGATCTGGAAACAGCAGTAA